Part of the Nicotiana sylvestris chromosome 5, ASM39365v2, whole genome shotgun sequence genome is shown below.
TAGCattccaatgtgattcaccttacgtgggtattttccATTATCAGGGCAGCATTTCATTTCTTACAAAATgttattaatcttagactcctttgagctcATTCAGGCCATACTAAaatttctataacttagagaaaccattagctctttTATTCTCATGGGCTTAATCCCTATGGCTTATAtattctcatcaccttctcaTTCGCCCTTTCTTAACCTTACTCCTGTCTTTCTAGAACGTTgtcgctttactatactttaTCTCGGGAcgtacacatatctatttatactacttacAACATTCCTTCAACTTGTTTGCACCATATATTTCCTTGTGCTATTCTGGAACAGCAAGCGAGACATCACGTCGTCTCTATCTCTTCTTTATTATCTCAAATAGACCTCTtggtacctagaaaccataggctggaagatatgccactgacgatgaTGTTATCTtccctggatactgaatcccagcacttctagtcttttacctgaagtgtggaccactctcatccttctatacttgagtatttcgtatgttgttcacctataccttacttactttaaaataTCACGTCACATTCTTCTATCTCTCTTTCATAACTTCCCTCCCACATAGGTATAAATCACGTCCAccatttgaagctctattatagtactgcacctctggtgcctatacaatccggtgggagctccaTACTGAATTCTTATGAGGTCGGTatttttctaactggctttatcgtagagccgttatagaatatggttgttgtgctatccctcttgcacctctaatattaagggtgattctgctatgttcttaatcatgatttctataacttctaggtccaataatcggattcctgatttacttcgttgatgtaactctttagtttcctcttccctctgATCAATCTTtgtgtaggcttaagctatcttccgatctgcagctcatggtattagttattactctagcctttcatgggcgctatggaatatccatgatacaatcttctagcagttcaatcctttgtctatgacctagactcaattctttcttttagctTATACTGGAGTCTTCTATGACTGTATGATTATCAACATATATGTATACTCCAAAATCgcaagtgcgttcataacgtaactaactatGGATTATTGATCGAAGAATTCCTTTCATTCCTTCTCAActtctttaaacgtaagctattacttttcctggtctttttgccTCCTTGCTGCGTGCATACTAAGCTTATATTAGTACCCacacatattggaattccatacaactcatatgatcttgaatattacttttaattttacttcccgttcattagccacggtaagTGCCACATTCTTTTAGAGTGCTTataatgttgttttgagactgttgttatacgaccatttcctctttaggtcattgtacTTAGATTGAAGCCTCcttccttatttccttagctagtctttcgttgtagtacttagggaaaaCCCTTGACttttgtaaagttgtgagcttattacggacttttggatgtccttacttgcctataatcatctgtagttgctcacctccgtgcccttgtgcttgtagggttgcttctgaactaatattttgactgccttcccaatgGCACTTTATTtcatccccgtaacactcatacgctacctttaactaccccaactcctatttgaatatatctcaagtattataatgatattactgcgaggctgaattctccatgttggggtttactacatttatcttgcatgatatgCTGATTTGTctttatcctcttgtctagctataactgggatcttcctgaatcaactactaactactcgttggcccattttCATATCGatattctgcgtaatctttcttgggttattccttttgtcttaacttacctctcgcattgGCTCCTTATTTCAAAAACAACCCGGTTTGGAACCCTTACTTCATTTCCTTGATGtcatgcttgcataatgttctggaatcatagtATATCTataggatttggataagtgcaatctcatccctttctcatttttatcgcattcttcgtTTATCATtgcatattcccccctttagaggagtactaagacttggagctatgacgacctgcctataaatatttttcctcttcatctttgacatcctttcacatcatcaatgaccttTACTCGCATTGcggtaatccttttgtaccaaggataacaaagttCCTCACTCGCAATGGTGAGGAACTTTGttatcccttaagcttaactttgctaatatttcttgctttagggaagcgtctccctgaatgaccattctctaaatttctcatgaatcttcttctattgtccattctattatcgccggaatgaaatatgaaattctcatgatgttgaccattatcaaatcattcagtccctaattcatgtttagtttatcttgttcaccagtccatactgattgcTATTACTCcgaggtctaacttttccttctgttaacCATGTTAGAGTTGCGAAcgtatttctcgaaatgaggatgtaactgtatggcctatacttttttgttgtcttaaggcccatcacctctcgtctctttcttcatttaaCTATAGATTCTATAACACTCTACCGTTGCCATCAatgtatcacatctcactcataatgcttcattatcccTCTTCGTACTTCCCTGTTAATATTTCTACCTATcattttattctgaaaactttaacaagacattctttcgcttttgcctccccttgctccatctactGCCTTTTCGGGCTGCCTAACATTCTCCCTTTACTAGGGACGGGATCCAtattaagataatatttatcccttccaggcttcccgtgcctatctttgtagtattcatatcaagctgtactattttagagggcaccatctgggtgtctcacaaggtgatctattagcacctttgtaatatccttcggaaatgtcaactaacgcaactAATTCATCaacattttgggttactctaaccccatccAGATCATGATATCTTCtccttctcttatactacttttgttgaCCCCCTTGGGGCATAACtggaatgggtgtgaccaattgtacatacctctgttactattgaaggtaactcaaaatgcttatatctctccgCCTGAGTTGAAAATACCGACAATTTTCATTatctgggtacctcgtaccctttttcaccttgcttcttttactttctGGAACTTATGTCTACTTTTCGAttctcttattcctttttaccataaGAGTGAATAGATATTCctgccttagggatccttatcaagaagtttACACATCTTAGTATCCACATGTTCTGCTGGTGAATATATATTTACTCATTATAAGCAtaatgcaaaatcgagttcctctgactcaactcatCAACAACCATATTCAATCCCCTACCAACCGTCTTTCTAGATGTAAGTATCATTGTATTAGGAATATAATAGAATTTAGGAATCTGAATTCTTACAAGTGAGCCCTACCGCACGATCTAgattaagaagaaagagtgacagtcctaaatgccttgtagcctcctgcttataagtgtggtgcacggcACACCCATAAAAAAGAATTTTAACGGAAATGTCGAATTCTGATGTAAAGCCTGATGACCCTATTTATACTATGGTTATCGACGGCTTCTGTAAGAAGGGAGATGTTAAGATGGGTTTTAAGTTGCTAAGGCAGATGCAAAGTAATAGACATGTGCCTAATGTTATAACTTACAACGCGCTTTTAAGTGGTCTATGCAGACAAGGACAGATGAGAAATGCTGAAATGTTATTACAAGCCATGCTTAATCTTGGTTTGAATCCAGATGACATTATAACATACTATTGGATGGGCATTGCAAGTATGGAAATCCTGATGATTATGATAAGCTACGTGGTGAAATGGGGCTTGTTCATGACTATGCTACTTATACTTCACTAGTTGGTAGCTTAAGTAGGAGCTCGAAACGTCAGGCCAGGAAGTGATGCATTTAATCAGAGAGCCAAAGACTACCATCTGTAACTGCCTTTTAGTAGGCGGATTTCATTCCATAAGTTAATTACCCTGTGAATAGTATTGAATGGATTGGCGGAAGTTTCTCCTGGCTTGTGAATGATGCTGTAAGATGGATTCGAACTAATACAATTTTGGATAAACTGATGAAGATGATGTTAGGTGAATTTTCATTACCTCACAGAACTGCTAGAAAGAGAGTAACTTCCCTTTATTTCTTCTTGTTGTTAAACCATTCTTTGTCTATAACACCAAAAAAGATTTAGTCAAAAGTTTTTATGAACCGTTGTATGCATACAAGTTTTATCTTATCACAAACGAGTCAGTTGATTCAAAGAGGCAACAATAAAACAAGGAAGATCTTTTGCAATGTAGACCATGAACTATCTTTGGTGacatatttttgtttgttttgttagtACTATTCATCCGGTCTGGTTTTTCATAACTAGTGGTGGTAAAATGGTTAAAAAAAAAGCAGTTAACCACTCATATTATTCATTAAAAAGTggattggataatgaactttttaaaaatgggtcaaatatggataagaaccatattattcaTTTAGAAAATGGGTAACCAATGGATAATCAatagtttaacttttacatttataaAGGCTCAAATTGGGAGTttctcaagtttgggagactaggaattctcccaaaagtagTCATATTTACCCATATTATCAATCGGTTGACCCATTTTTTACCCTTCCTTTCCTTTGTAGCTTCATATATCGGCTTGTACGTTTAGTTGTCCCTAATGTACATATTATTGTGGAATTTTGGAGCAGGGGTGGGTGGGTGGTTTTTGAAGGAATTTCCTGCTTCGTTCTATTAAATTTCAAAGACAAGAGGGGTTGTTTTGATGATaaacaacctccacttccaaccaagaggttgtgagttcgagtctccccaagagcaaggtgggaagttcttggagggaaggatgtcgggggtctatatggaaacagtctctctaccccaaggtaggggtaaggtctgcggacacattaccctccccaaaccccactaagtaagattatactgggttgttgttgttgttcaattAAATTTCAAAGAAGAATTTTCCTACCACATTTAATGTTACAATAGAATCCTATAAAGTGGGGTTTGAAAAGGGTTGTGTGTAGGTATATCTTACCCCTATCCCGATGGGGTAAAgaagttgtttccgatagaccctcggctgaGAAAGACGGAAATAAAACAAGAAGAGACAATTCGTCAGTATTGTCTACAGAAACCATAGAAATAGTAACAACATCATGAAAATCATATAATAGATGACATGTAGTAACAATAATCAATAATTAAGGCCTGAGGCTATGAAAAACAGAAAGAATAGTGTGGACTCAACATTAACCACAAGCCGTGTAAGATCAAGCCTATCTAACCCGCCTCACCTCCGGTATGAAGTAGAAAGAGCTCGACTACCCCTAGCCTATAACCTTAATGCTCGACTTCCAGACCATCATGTCAAGGATCATATCCTCGAAAATCTGCCGCAATTAATGACATCCAAATTACAATCAACAAGCACCATGAAAATCGATTAGAAAaggtaaattatttttaaaatattacataTCCTTGTTCACATGTAAGGTTAATATATACAAGTAATTTAAATTTCAAGACTTAACTGTTAGTAAAACTATTGAGATTTTACTTTCTTGGCATGGGAAAAAGATAAAATTAAAGCCAAACCCATAAGGGCCACCTAAAGTTGGCTTCACTTTTTATTTTGACACTTTTACTTAGACCTTTTTCATTTTGACACTTCAACTTATAGTCTTATGTGTCACTTAAACACAAAATGCACATCAGTCAAAAATATGAAGAGAGTGTAATTCACAGCTTATGTGGCAAAGTAATCAATGGAACGATGACATGTGACTTTTGTTACCAAATAATTTTAAAATGGATTTTGagcaaaaaaaaaacgaaaaagaactATTTTCAATCAGCCCTCCGTCATCTTCTCCGGCCACCCCACCCTCTGGTTCCATCATCATTTTCCCACAATCACCAGATCTCTCACAACTAAAATCTTCAGTGGCTTTAATAGCATTAAAATCTAGTATAGTATTAAAACGAGTATAACTCTTTAACCAAAAGAATGACTCACTACAAAGTTCTAATTAATTTGCACCCACGTGATTTTGCTCGCATAAGAGTTAACCAAAAATCAGTTTAACTCTTGATGATGTAAGGAGAATTCTTCTGGCGAAGGATGGACATTTTACGAAGTATTTGACGGCAAATCTCTGGGTCTCTGTTGCCGTTGACGGCTTTGAAAGTGTAGATTGCAGAAGTGCACTGGTGTTGTTGGCAGCGGAATTGGTAGTGGAGGAAGCAGAaagataaaaaattaaaaagcaaAAAATCTCAAAATTTGCCTAAAGGCCGCATCGCATACAATAAGATCTCAAAATTTTGTAGTGAATTATGTTTTAGTATAACCTAAAGCATGATCGTTCGGAATATCTGAGGCATCAAAATTGGGAAGGATACCAGACTTGACCTGGTGAAACATTGTAAGTTTTTGGCAAAACTATATACAATGATGACTGCATAGAACATTTGTCTGAATTAAAAAGAGATCTTGATATGCATACACTCTCAAATGTTTGCCTCTATTTTCTGGTACTTGCCTCATTCGCAAGGGTTTGTAGAAGGCCTTCTAAAGAATAATAAGAAGAAAGCAACACCAAACAACCATGACTTTTCCTTCTGTGGAAAAAATGGTGTTGGCGGCGAAATTGGTAGTGGAGATGGAAGGAGGAAGCAGAAAGATAAAAAAACTAAAAAGCTAAAAATATTGGAGTGTATGAGATGATGAATTGGAGTGTCAAAATAAAAAAGATTGTAAAAGTGTCAAAAATGAAAAGCGAAGCCAACTTTAGGGACCGGTTTGGCCTAAAATTAAAGAGCCTTTATGAAACCTTATCGAACGTCTAAAATTTTTCACTTTCGATTCTCCTGTTTTCCATACACCTTTATTTCTAGGCCCACTTTTGTTTTCACTGTATGCACAAAGAAAATGTAAGGTAGTGCTTTTGATTGGTTATTATATTCAATTATAATGAATTCAAGTCGTCGTGGGTTGTTAGTGACAAAGAAATAACGCGAATATTATCTTGCTTTTCGTCATTAACCTATTTTACTATTCAAATAAACAGGTTTATAATTTGTTGAGTAACACATTTTATTTAGGTTATTTTTATTAATCGAGTATGTTGAAGACTCGTGATGTGTGTCTAATGATCAATAAAGTAAGATGAAAGCTATGAAATTTTATGTTCAAATTACACTAGAGGCAAAAACATTAGTTGATTAATTTTTATCTACCTTAATATCCAATAAAATAGTTGAGATGGAGGGAGTTAACTCGGACAATATAATCATATATAAAAAACTGAGAAATATTTTGCTAGAGGAAGAAATTCAATCAATGGTGTGCTTTTTCTTTTGTAGAGAAGAGAGAGAGGGACATTTGTGTTTGTGCTTTGGAGCAATAATTCAATTCAATGCATCCACTTGTACTTTTAGCTGACCATTGCGTATATACAGTGATCTTTGTAGGAGTTTCCTACTTCCTTCTATTAAAGTTCAAGGAAAGCAAAACAACAATAATTCAAATCAACTACAGTAAAGCATTAAGAAGAAGCTTCACAATAATTTCCTACCGCATTAAATCTTACAGTATGCATCAGTTGACAAATTTCCTACTTACTTCTATTAAAGTTCAAAGAAAACCCAGTACCAATAATTCTATCGAGTAGAGCCATAGCTATTTCTTATTTGAAGTGCCAATAGCTAGTTGTCTCTCCAATTATCATCAGCTGATCTCTTACCACAACTACAACTTATCCACATACATGTTATTTTCTTTTCAGATAATTAACTGAATCAATGGCATTATCTTCTGCTTCTACAACTACTTCACAGTTTCGGTGGAACTACAAAGTCTTTCTAAGCTTTAGAGGTAAAGATACTCGAAGCAAATTTACAAGTCACCTCTTCAAAGGCTTGGAAAGCAGTGGAATATTCACGTTTCAAGATGATAAAAGGCTAGAGCATGGTGCATCAATATCAGATGAACTCCTGAAAGCTATCGAACAGTCTCAAGTTGCCCTTGTCGTTTTCTCACAGAATTATGCAACATCGAGGTGGTGCTTAGATGAGTTAGTAAAGATCATGGAATGCAAGGCTCAATGTGGACATACTGTCATACCAGTCTTCTATGATGTGGATCCAGCACATGTTCGATACCAGAGGAAGAGCTTTGCCAAAGCCTTTAAGAAACACGAAACAAGATATAAGGATGATGATGAAGGAATGCAGAAGGTCCAAAGATGGAGGAATGCTCTAACTGCTGCCGCAAATCTAAAAGGATATGATATCCGTGCCGGGTGAGTTAAGAACATATAGTAATTtcttacaatgaaaaaaaatggaATACTACAAAGAGAGGTTTGCTCAAGTGCTGAGGAATAATTTAGGTTGCTTATGTGAAGAGTACATATTTTACTATAGAAAAAGAATCTATACCTCAAAAAATGAATTAAACAGAAAAGACACTAAATAAATTTATCAtatttacaaaataaaaattaaaaggtggAACCTTAATCAATTTATTTTTGTTAAGAATACTGCTTACACAATCTAATTTCATTGATTGTCATTTAAGACGTTAAAAAtgtttttatctttattttcctgAAAAAAAGGAATGATGGTTGTTATATATGTCTCTATCAATAAGAAGGTATTGTTCCTATCAATATAATTAGAGAGAATAAATAAAAAGCATCTTAAGCTATTCACGTTTTGATATTACTCCAGAAGACACTATAGTTCCTATCACTACATTTCCTCAATAACACTCTTGCACGTATAATATTTTGATTGCTCCTTCAAGCGTTTGTTTTATGTGTGGTGTCTTTTAATCATTTCTATGTAAATTAACAATATTTAGTAGCTCAGCTTGTTGGCTATTTACCTAGTTGATGAGAGTTAATTTGATTCCTAACCTAGCAATCTTCTCTCCCTTTCCCCTACCCCTAtgtaataaaaaaattaattatgaaATGCTTACTAATACTTGACTTTCTTACATTTATCCACAATTAATCCTCTTATTTTCGTAGGATTGAGGCAGAGAATATTCAGCACATTGTCGACCAAATTTCCAAATTGTGCAATAGTGCTAGTTTATCTTCTTTGCGAGATGTTGTCGGGATAGATACTCATCTGGAGAAATTAAAGTCCCTACTTAAGGTAGGAACCAATGATGTTCGGATCATATTGGGGATCTGGGGCATGGGGGGTCTAGGGAAGACGACAATAGCAAGAGCCATTTTTGACACTTTATCTCATCAATTTGAAGCTGTTTGTTTCCTTGCGGAtattaaagaaaatgaaaaaagacatCAACTGTATTCTTTGCAAAACACCCTTCTCTCTGAATTGTTAAGAAGAAAAGATGATTACGTCAATAATAAGCATGATGGGAAGCGGATGATTCCGGATAGACTTTGCTCTAAGAAGGTGCTAATTGTGCTTGATGATATAGATCATAAAGATCATTTAGAGTATTTAGCGGGTGATATTGGTTGGTTTGATAATGGCAGTAGAGTTGTTGTCACAACTAGAAACAAGCATTTGATAGAGAAGAATGATGTCATTTATGAAGTGACTGGACTAGCTGACCATGAAGCTATGCAGTTATTCAGTCAACATGCTTTCAGAAAAGAAGATCCAGATGAGTGTTTTAAGGAGCTCTCATTGGAGGTAGTAAATTATGCTAAAGGTCTTCCTTTAGCCCTCAAAGTGTGGGGTTCTTTGCTGCATAACTTAGGcttaactgaatggaaaagtgctATAAAGCACATGAAAATTAATTCTAATTCGGAAATTGTTGAAAAGCTCAAAATCAGTTATGACGGATTGGAGCCCATCCACCAAGAGATGTTTCTAGATATAGCATGCTTCTTGCGAGGGGAAAAAAACGATTACGCCGTGCAAATTCTTGAGAGTTGTCATTCTGGAGTTGAATACGGATTGCGTATTTTAATTGACAAATCCCTTGTGTCTATCTCTGAAAATGATCGAATTCAAATGCATGACTTAATACATGATATGGGTAAATATATAGTGAATTTTAAAAAAGATCCTGGAGAACGTAGCAGGCTATGGCTCGCCGAGGAAGTCGAAGAAGTGATGAGCAACAATGCAGTAAGTAGCATAAGCAATGCAATAATTTTTAATATCTAATGTTTATATTCCAAAGACACATAGGACAGTCAATTCCAATTATTTGTTCATCTTGCTTCATATTTAGTTGTTTATTTTAGTTAGTAGGAAAAGCAAAAGTAATATCAATTGCCTAATTAGTTAAAAaaagatattaattgcctaattCGTTAAGTAACCTCTTTATGTTGCCTAATTagtttttcttatatttttttagTGATTGATTAGTCTAGCTAGTAGCCACTTAATCTGTTTGATCCAATTTCATTCTTTGGATTAACTTGAAAATTTTATGACATGTTATTACATAATAACTCAATCAGAGATTCACTTTAtcattgtttatttttattttgttttaaaaagttACTACAATTTATTGGTATTGTTTCAATTGCAGTTTCTTTCTATCGCAACATGAAAAGCTTATAAACTTAACTCTAATGAACTTCTAAGAGAAATGTAATATTAGAAATAGAACTATAGAATTAATTGCGAAAAGTATTTCTATGAAGTAACATCAGTATATCCTAATGATCTTCTTACCAGGGGACCATGGCAGTGGAAGCAATTTGGCTTCATGGTAATTTTAGTACACTACGCTTTAACAATGAGGCCATGAAAAATATGAAAAGGCTTAGGATATTATACATAGACAAAGAGTTCTATGATTTCAATATTTGGGATGATGGCTCCATTGAGTATCTGTCCAACA
Proteins encoded:
- the LOC104245528 gene encoding TMV resistance protein N-like, with the translated sequence MALSSASTTTSQFRWNYKVFLSFRGKDTRSKFTSHLFKGLESSGIFTFQDDKRLEHGASISDELLKAIEQSQVALVVFSQNYATSRWCLDELVKIMECKAQCGHTVIPVFYDVDPAHVRYQRKSFAKAFKKHETRYKDDDEGMQKVQRWRNALTAAANLKGYDIRAGIEAENIQHIVDQISKLCNSASLSSLRDVVGIDTHLEKLKSLLKVGTNDVRIILGIWGMGGLGKTTIARAIFDTLSHQFEAVCFLADIKENEKRHQLYSLQNTLLSELLRRKDDYVNNKHDGKRMIPDRLCSKKVLIVLDDIDHKDHLEYLAGDIGWFDNGSRVVVTTRNKHLIEKNDVIYEVTGLADHEAMQLFSQHAFRKEDPDECFKELSLEVVNYAKGLPLALKVWGSLLHNLGLTEWKSAIKHMKINSNSEIVEKLKISYDGLEPIHQEMFLDIACFLRGEKNDYAVQILESCHSGVEYGLRILIDKSLVSISENDRIQMHDLIHDMGKYIVNFKKDPGERSRLWLAEEVEEVMSNNAGTMAVEAIWLHGNFSTLRFNNEAMKNMKRLRILYIDKEFYDFNIWDDGSIEYLSNNLRWLVLDGYPCETLPSTFDPKMLVKLQLHLSSLRYLWTETKQLSSLRTLDLRYSKSLVRTPDFTGMPNLEYLDLFWCYNLEEVHHSLGCCSKLIWLDLSWCQSLKRFPCVSVDSLEYLSLDGCFRLEKFPEIHGRMKPEIHIRMGASGIREIPSSIFQYQTHITKLDFSGMR